The following coding sequences are from one Leptospira stimsonii window:
- a CDS encoding SDR family NAD(P)-dependent oxidoreductase translates to MAKTAIITGGTVGIGYELSKLIAADGYDLILVARNEKTLKSVKKEIESSYKVKVDTLSLDLADPKSPKKIFDFAKKSKAIVEVLVNNAGFGTSGRFDRMDLKKELAMIQVNVTALTELTHLFLTGMVERKTGKILNVASTAAFQPGPNMANYYATKAYVLSLSEGIYEDVRKDGVTVTTLCPGPTKTEFFERAQITNSKLLNNPMAPIMSAKDVAEIGYKALKNGKAVVVAGTLNKILAQSVRITPRFIIRKIAKILNQNG, encoded by the coding sequence ATGGCAAAAACGGCAATCATCACCGGCGGGACCGTGGGAATCGGTTACGAACTGAGCAAGCTAATCGCGGCGGACGGATACGATCTGATTCTTGTGGCAAGAAACGAAAAAACTCTCAAATCCGTTAAAAAGGAAATCGAATCGTCTTACAAGGTGAAGGTGGATACACTTTCTCTCGATCTCGCCGATCCGAAATCACCGAAGAAGATCTTTGATTTTGCGAAAAAATCGAAGGCGATCGTTGAAGTATTGGTGAACAACGCAGGTTTCGGTACGAGCGGAAGATTCGATCGTATGGATCTCAAAAAAGAACTCGCGATGATACAAGTCAATGTGACCGCTCTTACGGAACTCACTCATCTTTTTCTTACGGGAATGGTGGAAAGAAAGACCGGAAAAATTCTCAACGTCGCCTCTACAGCCGCGTTCCAACCGGGACCGAACATGGCGAATTATTATGCGACCAAGGCCTATGTCCTTTCTCTTTCCGAAGGAATCTATGAAGACGTCCGAAAGGACGGCGTTACGGTTACGACGCTTTGTCCTGGACCGACCAAAACCGAGTTTTTCGAAAGGGCTCAAATTACAAATTCGAAACTTCTCAATAACCCGATGGCTCCAATCATGAGCGCAAAGGATGTCGCCGAGATCGGATACAAGGCGCTTAAAAATGGAAAAGCGGTCGTAGTCGCCGGAACCTTAAATAAAATCCTGGCTCAGAGTGTAAGAATCACACCACGATTTATCATTCGAAAGATCGCGAAGATCCTAAATCAAAACGGATAA
- a CDS encoding LIC_11366 family protein, whose translation MRATSKIFGISFRVLLFFPFALSLWLSPSSLEAQNSYPKTKEYANKPQIELESEEKLYWELGLRAGFGYKGEDRLNSYLRGFTDTYDPRVLSKTKLDPPKYVAQGEIFLRRKIGAESKVGFIGGYREWQKFGLKQLSSEPFYTDLSFKLSNPYFLLMYWEEWNYKRWTFEGGLGVGMSQVYWDSTGYGTSGKEYFKQEGSLTGTGIEFRAEGALSRKVTDSTSLQLGLALSWINIPSLTGNFNGETASFYLREDGRVTPLTESTNQTAIFATHQFSRKLEFQALTTTLFFGVAQKF comes from the coding sequence ATGAGGGCTACCAGCAAAATTTTCGGGATCTCATTCCGTGTCTTACTTTTTTTCCCATTCGCTCTTTCTCTCTGGCTTTCTCCATCCTCTTTGGAAGCACAAAATTCTTATCCGAAAACAAAGGAATATGCAAACAAACCTCAGATCGAGTTGGAGAGCGAAGAAAAACTCTATTGGGAACTCGGACTCAGAGCCGGGTTCGGTTACAAGGGAGAAGACAGGCTCAATTCTTATCTGAGAGGATTTACGGATACCTATGATCCAAGAGTTCTTTCTAAAACCAAACTCGATCCTCCAAAATACGTTGCCCAAGGAGAAATTTTTCTCCGAAGGAAGATCGGCGCCGAGAGCAAGGTCGGATTTATCGGAGGTTATCGGGAATGGCAGAAATTCGGCCTAAAACAATTGTCTTCCGAGCCCTTTTATACGGATCTGAGTTTTAAACTTTCCAATCCTTATTTTCTCTTGATGTATTGGGAAGAATGGAACTACAAACGTTGGACCTTTGAAGGAGGTCTCGGCGTGGGAATGTCTCAAGTCTATTGGGATTCCACCGGATATGGAACTTCAGGAAAAGAATATTTCAAACAAGAAGGCTCTCTGACGGGAACGGGGATTGAATTTCGTGCGGAAGGCGCCTTGAGTCGGAAGGTCACGGATTCAACGAGTCTTCAACTCGGGTTGGCGCTCTCTTGGATCAATATTCCTTCGCTTACTGGGAACTTCAACGGAGAGACTGCGAGTTTTTATTTGAGAGAAGACGGACGTGTGACTCCTCTCACCGAATCTACGAACCAGACCGCAATTTTCGCGACTCATCAATTTTCGAGGAAGCTCGAGTTCCAGGCTTTGACAACGACCTTGTTTTTTGGTGTGGCTCAGAAATTTTAA
- a CDS encoding 7TM diverse intracellular signaling domain-containing protein, with product MSARKIQIFVTLFVLALFSFPVFGIDLVHLKDSPIDREESLEYFVDENGGLSFSQIRDLAGKGKFTVSNISSFGYTNASVWVRIRVENSSNLPIRWIVEYPFPNVDLVEYYDEKKGESPFYRAGNSFPFTVRPIQNRIAAFPSVGLPHSKKDIFIKIRSASRVQIAFRYYGALLYYKKVIHEQLFFGLFFGSMLILVFYNFLLYIYTKERNYFFFSIYILGFSFFQFVLEGFGFQILWPNAVGWTGPSIPFFFLICLSLMCLFANAYLDLKNRSKSSYRFFRISQFLFLGFALISLWIPARFSIFFAMVLSCICVILLFVNGVRSVFWNQGSAFYFLSAWGILGTGAILSLFAQNGWMPNWNFRFWIVELASIFHVVLMGLGLADRVKLLSRVLSSKIEELESTKLVAEHSEKRFRNLFEESEEFLFTMDTDGKIRNANKSLGRLLGFDPEEVIGWDFLDLIYVQSGVETSFPKILAQEKIDELLRRGKSSEFAVEFRQKYVLEPRQIRVRLQLLDLGEKKGILGKAYELNEDILSKFIVSESMHFTLNNYLRNADLLSRLLTVNLSSFVGTEIVIAIRTCIREIIINSIEHGNLAISFDEKTEALAQGRYLEFIQERQKEPFYNYRTVKVSYSLNARRIGFLITDEGEGFDYKKILNLDIEKLNETSLTHGRGIVMTRRVFDIIKFNEKGNKVLLIKYLKKPLRYKREKTSFDV from the coding sequence ATGTCAGCGCGAAAAATTCAAATCTTTGTTACTCTTTTTGTTCTCGCGTTGTTTTCTTTTCCCGTTTTCGGGATCGATCTAGTTCATCTCAAAGATTCTCCGATCGATCGAGAAGAATCTCTGGAATACTTTGTGGACGAGAACGGCGGGCTCTCGTTTTCGCAGATCCGAGATTTGGCGGGAAAAGGGAAATTTACCGTTTCGAATATTAGCTCATTCGGATATACGAATGCATCCGTGTGGGTTCGAATTCGAGTGGAGAATTCTTCCAATCTCCCGATTCGATGGATCGTGGAATATCCGTTCCCGAACGTGGATCTTGTCGAATATTACGATGAGAAAAAAGGAGAATCCCCGTTTTACCGCGCGGGAAATTCCTTTCCTTTTACGGTAAGACCGATTCAAAATCGAATTGCCGCTTTTCCTTCCGTCGGCCTTCCTCATTCTAAGAAGGACATTTTTATCAAAATACGATCCGCGTCCCGGGTTCAGATTGCGTTTCGATATTACGGTGCATTGTTATATTATAAAAAAGTAATACATGAACAACTTTTCTTCGGCCTTTTTTTCGGTTCGATGCTGATCCTTGTTTTTTATAATTTTCTTCTATATATCTATACGAAAGAGAGAAATTATTTTTTCTTTTCCATTTATATCCTGGGTTTTTCCTTTTTTCAATTTGTTCTGGAAGGTTTCGGATTTCAAATTCTCTGGCCGAATGCGGTCGGATGGACCGGACCGAGTATTCCATTCTTTTTTTTGATTTGTCTGTCGCTGATGTGTTTGTTTGCGAACGCGTATCTGGACTTAAAGAATCGCTCCAAAAGTTCGTATCGTTTTTTCAGAATTTCTCAGTTTCTTTTTCTGGGGTTTGCGCTGATTTCTCTTTGGATTCCGGCTCGATTCAGCATTTTTTTTGCGATGGTCCTTTCTTGTATTTGTGTGATTCTTCTTTTCGTAAACGGAGTTCGAAGCGTTTTCTGGAATCAAGGGAGCGCCTTTTATTTTCTTTCCGCCTGGGGAATTTTGGGAACCGGAGCGATTCTTTCTTTATTTGCTCAGAACGGATGGATGCCTAATTGGAACTTCCGTTTTTGGATCGTTGAATTGGCTTCCATCTTTCATGTCGTTTTAATGGGTCTGGGCCTTGCAGATCGAGTGAAACTTTTGTCGCGGGTCCTTTCCTCAAAAATTGAAGAATTGGAATCGACAAAACTTGTCGCCGAACATTCCGAAAAAAGATTTAGAAATCTTTTCGAGGAATCGGAGGAGTTTTTGTTTACGATGGATACGGACGGAAAGATCCGAAACGCCAATAAATCCTTGGGACGTCTTTTAGGTTTCGACCCGGAAGAAGTGATCGGATGGGATTTTCTGGATTTGATCTATGTTCAGAGCGGGGTAGAGACGTCCTTTCCGAAAATTCTCGCGCAGGAAAAAATCGACGAACTTTTACGACGGGGGAAAAGCTCCGAGTTTGCGGTGGAATTCCGTCAAAAATACGTTCTCGAACCGAGGCAGATCCGGGTTCGTCTTCAACTTCTTGATCTTGGTGAAAAGAAAGGAATATTAGGAAAAGCTTATGAATTGAACGAGGATATTCTTTCTAAATTTATCGTCAGCGAATCCATGCACTTTACGTTGAATAATTATCTGAGAAACGCGGACCTTTTGAGTCGCCTTCTTACGGTGAATCTTTCTTCCTTTGTCGGAACCGAAATCGTGATCGCGATTCGAACTTGTATCCGAGAAATCATCATCAATTCCATCGAACATGGTAATTTGGCGATCAGCTTCGACGAAAAGACAGAGGCTCTTGCGCAAGGACGTTATCTCGAATTTATTCAGGAACGTCAGAAAGAGCCGTTTTATAACTACAGAACGGTAAAGGTTTCCTATTCTTTAAACGCAAGAAGAATCGGTTTTCTCATCACCGACGAAGGGGAAGGTTTCGATTATAAGAAAATTCTTAACCTGGACATAGAAAAACTCAATGAGACAAGTTTGACCCACGGGCGAGGGATCGTGATGACTCGGAGGGTTTTTGATATCATCAAATTCAATGAAAAGGGGAACAAGGTTCTCTTGATCAAATATTTGAAAAAACCGCTCCGTTATAAACGGGAAAAAACTTCTTTTGACGTTTGA
- a CDS encoding sterol desaturase family protein, which produces MQGSILDLAVPFFLVLIGIEVFYSYVSGKKVYRWNDTIADLSTGILFSLTGILVTIVSLWVYENFRIFCSLQTLFGVPELPLGPPIVWDHTGIRLDFKNLGGWIFVFLAVDFVYYWFHRATHEINFLWACHVTHHSSEEFNLSVALRQSSFQRIFEYAFNLTIAFCGVPWQAFLLAHGVLKIYQFWVHTRLIGKLGFLEEILVTPSHHRVHHGRDPKYIDKNHGGILIFWDRIFGSFAREEEEPIYGLTKPVKTFDPVYTNLHVYEEIGELIGKAKTWKDKILILLKAPGWRPANIGPSLLPSPIDRARYAKFDPVVSKERRIFGVIEFFVWTILSLLALRFFKSGTVPIWKLFPVVLYLIYGFHHTAKILDGREWNRTSLGILAFGALIVSWILFFL; this is translated from the coding sequence ATGCAGGGATCGATCCTAGATTTAGCGGTTCCATTTTTCCTGGTCCTCATCGGAATCGAAGTTTTTTATTCCTATGTTTCCGGAAAAAAAGTCTATCGATGGAACGATACGATCGCCGATCTGAGCACCGGAATCCTTTTTTCTTTGACCGGTATTCTGGTTACGATCGTTTCCCTTTGGGTCTATGAGAATTTTAGAATATTCTGTTCTTTGCAGACCTTGTTCGGAGTCCCCGAACTTCCCCTCGGGCCTCCGATCGTGTGGGATCACACTGGAATCCGTTTGGATTTTAAGAATCTCGGAGGTTGGATTTTCGTATTTCTCGCGGTCGACTTCGTTTATTATTGGTTTCATCGAGCGACGCACGAAATCAATTTTTTATGGGCATGTCACGTTACTCACCATTCGAGTGAAGAATTCAATCTTTCCGTCGCGCTCAGGCAATCCAGTTTTCAGAGAATTTTCGAATACGCGTTCAATCTGACGATCGCCTTTTGCGGAGTTCCCTGGCAGGCGTTTCTTTTAGCACACGGAGTTCTAAAAATCTATCAGTTTTGGGTGCACACACGTCTTATCGGAAAACTTGGTTTTTTAGAGGAGATTTTGGTGACACCTTCGCATCATCGAGTGCATCACGGAAGAGATCCGAAATACATCGATAAGAATCACGGTGGAATTTTGATTTTCTGGGATCGGATTTTCGGATCGTTCGCGAGGGAAGAAGAGGAGCCGATCTACGGTCTTACAAAACCGGTCAAGACCTTTGACCCGGTTTACACGAATCTTCATGTGTATGAAGAAATTGGTGAATTGATCGGAAAGGCGAAAACATGGAAGGATAAGATCCTGATTCTACTGAAAGCTCCCGGATGGCGGCCCGCGAATATCGGACCTTCTCTCTTGCCTTCGCCGATCGATCGCGCACGTTATGCGAAATTTGATCCGGTCGTTTCCAAGGAGAGAAGGATTTTCGGTGTGATCGAATTCTTTGTTTGGACGATTCTTTCACTTCTCGCCCTTCGGTTTTTCAAATCGGGAACCGTTCCCATTTGGAAACTTTTTCCCGTCGTCTTGTACTTAATCTATGGATTTCATCATACTGCAAAGATTTTGGACGGAAGGGAATGGAATCGAACTTCGCTGGGAATTCTCGCTTTCGGAGCCCTGATCGTTTCCTGGATTCTCTTTTTTCTTTGA